In Planctobacterium marinum, the DNA window TGAAGCCTATGCCAGAACTGGATGCACTATTGGATAAAGCCGTTGCTCAAGGCGTTTTTGGTACCAAAATGCGCTCTGTTATCAAGCTGGCCAACCCACAAGGTATTGCGGATGTGGTAGCGCAACAGTTTGAAGTAGCCAAGCAAATCTGTGCTAAAGGCTTAGTGCCAATTGTTGAGCCAGAAGTGGATATTCACTCTCCAGAAAAAGCCCAAGCCGAAGCCATCATGCGTGATGAAATTCAGAAGCAATTGGATGGTTTAGCGGATGATGAATTGATCATGTTGAAGCTTACATTGCCCTCTGAAGATAATTTCTACAAGGTGTTGATGGAGCACAAAAACGTGGTTCGCGTGGTGGCGCTGTCGGGTGGTTATTCCCGCGATGACGCCAATGCCATTATCGCCCGCAATCACGGCATGATAGCCAGTTTCTCTCGTGCTTTGGCACAAGGGTTATCAGCGCAGCAATCCGATGCAGAATTTAATCAAATGTTGGGTGATTCCATCGAAGCGATTTTCGCCGCTTCTCGCACCTAAACATCTTGTTTTTATGTCGGCGGGTAACTTTGTTGCCCGCTTCATGTTGTCGTTTTCATACTCTCCTTAAATAACCATT includes these proteins:
- a CDS encoding fructose bisphosphate aldolase — encoded protein: MALPANAEMLKKVSDTDGFIAALDQSGGSTPKALLQYGVAESAYSNDEEMFDTVHAMRTRIITSPAFTGDKVLGAILFENTLDRQIEGKMSAAYLWENKQVVPFLKVDKGLADEANGVQVMKPMPELDALLDKAVAQGVFGTKMRSVIKLANPQGIADVVAQQFEVAKQICAKGLVPIVEPEVDIHSPEKAQAEAIMRDEIQKQLDGLADDELIMLKLTLPSEDNFYKVLMEHKNVVRVVALSGGYSRDDANAIIARNHGMIASFSRALAQGLSAQQSDAEFNQMLGDSIEAIFAASRT